A window of the Thalassospira indica genome harbors these coding sequences:
- the parE gene encoding DNA topoisomerase IV subunit B yields the protein MTDLFEDSNQSTDKAYSAKDIEVLEGLEPVRRRPGMYIGGTDDAALHHLVAEILDNSMDEAVAGHADWIELELQPDNTVLVRDNGRGIPTDPHPKFPDKSALEVILTTLHSGGKFSGKAYETSGGLHGVGMSVVNALTDKFRVEVCRDRKMVFQEYSKGTPLGPLQDGGAINNRRGTTVIFRPDPEIFGTRAKLKAATIFRMARSKAYLYKGVEIRWSVDPSLLTSDDPTPQQEVLKFPNGILDYLEMTLEGREMVTDRPFAGEAKFSESAGRVEWAIGWPESGEGYFHSYCNTVPTPLGGTHEAGFRYAITKAIKAYGDMLGQKKAAAITAEDVFGGGCIMLSVFIPDPQFQGQTKEKLGTQGATKLVETAVRDHFDHWLTGDTENAKRLLERIILRAEERQRRKEKKETKRQSATRRLRLPGKLADCSRSIAAGTEIFLVEGDSAGGSAKQARDRETQAVLPLRGKILNVASATYEKMMANQEIKDMIEAFGCGSGSDFRLGDLRYERIIIMTDADVDGAHIASLLMTFFYQEMPGLIENGHLYLAMPPLYRLTQGGKSIYAMDDAEKEVILETEFKNPNKVEISRFKGLGEMPPQQLRETTMAHKKRTLLRVTLPDAAEPDARGQTKDLVTRLMGKKPELRFQFIQEHARFVEDIDV from the coding sequence ATGACCGACCTTTTTGAAGATTCAAACCAGTCCACCGATAAAGCCTATTCCGCCAAGGATATTGAAGTTCTCGAGGGCCTTGAGCCCGTCCGTCGACGCCCCGGTATGTATATCGGCGGCACCGATGATGCCGCATTGCATCATCTGGTCGCGGAAATTCTCGACAACTCGATGGACGAAGCAGTTGCTGGCCACGCCGACTGGATCGAACTGGAATTGCAGCCAGACAACACTGTGCTGGTACGCGATAACGGGCGTGGTATTCCGACCGACCCGCATCCGAAATTTCCGGACAAATCAGCGCTTGAGGTGATCCTGACCACGCTGCACTCGGGTGGTAAGTTCTCTGGCAAGGCCTATGAGACCTCGGGCGGTTTGCACGGTGTCGGTATGTCGGTGGTGAACGCGCTAACCGACAAATTCCGCGTTGAAGTCTGCCGTGATCGCAAGATGGTGTTTCAGGAATATTCCAAGGGCACTCCGCTGGGTCCGCTTCAGGATGGCGGCGCGATAAACAATCGTCGCGGCACCACCGTTATTTTCAGACCCGACCCCGAGATTTTCGGCACCCGCGCCAAGCTCAAGGCAGCGACCATCTTCCGTATGGCGCGCTCCAAGGCCTATCTGTACAAGGGTGTTGAAATCCGCTGGTCGGTTGACCCAAGCCTTCTGACCAGTGACGACCCGACCCCGCAGCAGGAAGTCCTGAAGTTCCCGAACGGCATTCTTGACTACCTCGAGATGACGCTTGAGGGCCGCGAGATGGTCACAGACCGTCCGTTCGCAGGCGAAGCCAAATTTTCTGAAAGTGCCGGGCGTGTTGAATGGGCCATCGGCTGGCCAGAAAGCGGTGAAGGCTATTTCCATTCTTACTGTAACACCGTACCGACCCCGCTTGGCGGCACGCACGAAGCCGGTTTCCGTTATGCCATAACCAAGGCGATCAAGGCCTATGGCGATATGCTGGGTCAGAAAAAGGCCGCAGCCATCACCGCCGAGGACGTCTTTGGCGGCGGCTGCATCATGCTGTCGGTGTTTATTCCCGATCCTCAATTCCAGGGCCAGACCAAGGAAAAGCTGGGCACTCAGGGTGCGACCAAACTGGTTGAAACCGCAGTGCGTGACCACTTTGACCACTGGCTGACCGGGGATACCGAAAACGCCAAGCGTCTGCTGGAACGCATCATCCTGCGCGCCGAGGAACGTCAGCGCCGAAAGGAGAAAAAGGAAACCAAGCGTCAGTCGGCCACACGCCGCCTGCGCCTGCCGGGCAAGCTTGCCGACTGTTCGCGTTCAATCGCGGCTGGCACTGAAATCTTCCTGGTGGAGGGTGACTCTGCAGGTGGTTCTGCCAAGCAGGCCCGTGACCGTGAAACGCAGGCCGTCCTGCCGCTGCGTGGCAAGATCCTGAACGTGGCATCGGCCACCTATGAAAAGATGATGGCCAACCAGGAAATCAAGGACATGATCGAAGCCTTTGGCTGCGGTTCGGGGTCTGATTTCCGGCTGGGTGATCTGCGCTATGAACGCATCATCATCATGACCGATGCTGACGTCGATGGCGCCCATATCGCATCCCTTCTGATGACCTTCTTCTATCAGGAAATGCCTGGCCTGATCGAAAACGGCCATCTGTATCTGGCAATGCCGCCGCTTTACCGCCTGACCCAGGGTGGCAAGTCAATCTACGCCATGGATGACGCCGAAAAGGAAGTTATCCTGGAAACCGAGTTCAAGAACCCGAACAAGGTTGAGATTTCCCGATTTAAGGGTCTGGGTGAAATGCCGCCGCAACAGCTGCGCGAAACCACCATGGCACACAAGAAACGCACGCTTTTGCGTGTCACCCTGCCCGATGCGGCTGAACCGGATGCCCGCGGACAGACAAAGGACCTTGTAACCCGCCTGATGGGTAAAAAGCCGGAGCTGCGTTTCCAGTTCATTCAGGAACACGCCCGCTTCGTCGAAGATATTGACGTCTGA
- a CDS encoding acyl-CoA thioesterase has translation MATEKDQSLLAESTMPRGELCTRTLAMPADTNPSGDIFGGWLMSQMDIAGGVMASQVAEGRVATIAVDGMTFHRPVYVGDTVCVYGDIEKIGNTSIVLHLESWVLRRNQPPRIKVTEATFTFVAIDAEGRPRPVRKDETLSL, from the coding sequence ATGGCGACTGAGAAAGACCAATCCCTTCTTGCGGAAAGCACGATGCCGCGCGGTGAACTTTGCACCCGAACTCTTGCCATGCCCGCCGATACCAACCCAAGTGGCGATATTTTTGGTGGTTGGTTGATGTCGCAGATGGATATCGCCGGTGGCGTGATGGCAAGTCAGGTCGCCGAAGGGCGTGTTGCGACCATTGCAGTGGACGGCATGACTTTTCATCGCCCGGTCTATGTCGGCGATACAGTCTGCGTTTATGGCGACATAGAGAAGATCGGCAATACATCGATTGTGCTGCATCTTGAATCCTGGGTGCTCCGCCGCAATCAACCGCCACGCATCAAAGTGACCGAGGCGACATTTACCTTTGTCGCGATTGACGCCGAAGGTCGACCGCGCCCGGTACGCAAGGATGAGACTCTAAGCTTGTAG
- a CDS encoding dipeptidase: MTSATTLSFATPFAPADSKLANYQRRHIPSFTWDAHACLPLDEKTPIDLLDTYVAGHIDYVCVNVGMDMNSVAHILRVIAAFRAKIAAHPDKYMQIEKFEDLAIAKSKGLLGVGFDLEGSVMLQDMPEMVPAFAKLGVKQIHFAYNRNNSVSGGCHDIDIPLTDLGVEMVKAVNSSGMIMDCSHTGRQSSLDIMRVSSKPVVFSHANPRELGGHERCIDDEQIKACADTGGVIGICGFQRFIKSKNAPEVPDMIRHIKYAVDLVGVDHVGIGLDTMPSVVGTNDFPDGVDKDFYWPAASGYGPAAGGAAVFDPRKLPTLADAMISIGYSPDDVDKIMGENFMRIAKASW; encoded by the coding sequence ATGACTTCCGCCACCACACTGAGCTTCGCAACCCCCTTCGCCCCGGCCGACAGCAAACTTGCCAACTACCAACGCCGGCATATCCCGTCTTTCACATGGGATGCCCATGCCTGCCTGCCGCTTGATGAAAAGACGCCGATAGACCTGCTTGATACCTATGTTGCCGGTCATATCGACTATGTCTGTGTCAATGTCGGCATGGATATGAACAGCGTTGCCCACATCCTGCGCGTGATCGCCGCCTTCCGCGCCAAGATCGCCGCCCACCCCGACAAATACATGCAGATCGAGAAATTCGAGGATCTGGCGATTGCCAAATCCAAGGGCCTGCTCGGCGTAGGCTTCGATCTTGAAGGCTCGGTCATGCTCCAGGACATGCCCGAAATGGTGCCGGCCTTTGCCAAGCTGGGTGTGAAGCAGATCCACTTTGCCTATAACCGCAACAACTCGGTCTCTGGGGGCTGTCACGATATTGATATCCCGCTTACCGATCTCGGTGTTGAAATGGTCAAGGCCGTGAATTCCAGCGGCATGATCATGGATTGCTCCCACACCGGACGACAAAGCTCGCTTGATATCATGCGGGTCTCATCCAAGCCGGTCGTGTTCAGCCACGCCAATCCCAGGGAACTGGGTGGTCATGAACGCTGCATCGATGATGAACAAATCAAGGCCTGTGCTGATACCGGTGGCGTGATCGGCATCTGCGGCTTCCAGCGTTTCATTAAATCCAAAAATGCGCCGGAAGTCCCGGACATGATCCGCCATATCAAATATGCGGTGGATCTGGTCGGAGTTGATCATGTCGGCATCGGGCTTGATACCATGCCCTCCGTCGTCGGGACCAACGACTTCCCGGATGGTGTCGACAAGGACTTCTATTGGCCCGCCGCCAGTGGCTATGGCCCGGCAGCCGGTGGCGCGGCGGTCTTTGACCCACGCAAACTCCCTACCCTTGCGGATGCGATGATTTCGATTGGTTATTCGCCCGATGATGTCGATAAAATCATGGGCGAAAACTTCATGCGCATTGCCAAGGCAAGCTGGTAA
- a CDS encoding ABC transporter ATP-binding protein — MIDINKLNAWFDDNHVLKDVDIKVPKNGSFGLVGESGSGKSTVLRTITGLVDDWEGQILVNNKELGPTRDKTFYRLAQMVFQDPFGSLHPRHTIDRILTEPVNIHGLGNSDARVVQALEQVGLDNSFRFRYPHQLSGGQRQRVAIARALILEPRILLLDEPTSALDVSIQAEVLNLLSCLRRELGLTYIMVSHDLAVVAHMCDDIAIMNHGRIVERATASQLADGRLEHPYSQQLYKAAGGYDRAVIDSFVDWD; from the coding sequence ATGATTGATATCAACAAACTCAATGCCTGGTTTGACGACAACCACGTTCTCAAGGATGTCGACATCAAGGTCCCGAAGAACGGCTCTTTCGGTTTGGTCGGTGAATCGGGTTCGGGCAAATCAACGGTGCTGCGCACCATCACCGGTCTGGTCGATGACTGGGAAGGCCAGATCCTTGTCAATAACAAGGAACTTGGTCCCACGCGCGACAAGACATTCTATCGCCTTGCGCAAATGGTGTTTCAGGACCCGTTCGGGTCGCTCCATCCGCGCCATACCATTGACCGCATCCTGACCGAACCGGTCAATATCCACGGGCTTGGCAATTCCGACGCGCGCGTGGTGCAGGCGCTTGAACAGGTCGGGCTCGATAACTCGTTCCGCTTCCGCTATCCCCACCAGCTTTCCGGTGGGCAGCGCCAGCGTGTCGCGATTGCCCGCGCCCTGATCCTTGAACCCAGGATTTTGCTGCTTGATGAGCCGACCTCGGCCCTGGATGTATCTATTCAGGCCGAAGTGCTTAATCTTCTGTCATGCTTGCGCCGGGAACTTGGCCTGACCTACATCATGGTCAGTCACGACCTCGCCGTGGTGGCCCATATGTGCGACGATATTGCCATTATGAACCATGGCCGTATTGTTGAACGTGCCACCGCAAGCCAACTCGCAGATGGCAGACTTGAACATCCCTATTCGCAACAGCTTTACAAGGCTGCCGGCGGCTATGACCGCGCTGTCATCGACAGCTTTGTCGACTGGGACTGA
- a CDS encoding ABC transporter ATP-binding protein has translation MSNETLLTVKNLEVTFNTPKGDVHAVRGVSFDLGRERLGIVGESGSGKSQTGRAILGLTAANGKITADQMTFHDVDLANLTPKQWRKVRGARISMIMQDPKYSLNPVMTIGDQIIEAYREHHKVNAKEARHRAIDMLDAVKIRDPERVFNSYPHEVSGGMGQRVMIAMMLIPDPELIIADEPTSALDVTVQLQVMAILDDLVRDRGMALIFISHDLQLVSSFCDRVLVMYQGHVVEEIKASALHEAKHPYTKGLLNCLPKMDGDHSDLPILEREASWAEG, from the coding sequence ATGTCCAATGAAACCCTTCTGACGGTCAAAAACCTCGAAGTCACTTTCAACACGCCCAAGGGCGATGTCCATGCGGTGCGTGGTGTATCTTTTGATCTTGGTCGCGAAAGGCTTGGAATTGTGGGCGAATCCGGGTCTGGTAAATCCCAGACCGGGCGTGCCATCCTGGGCCTGACCGCGGCCAACGGCAAAATTACCGCCGATCAAATGACCTTCCATGATGTCGATCTGGCAAACCTGACGCCCAAACAATGGCGCAAGGTACGCGGCGCGCGCATTTCCATGATCATGCAGGATCCGAAATACTCGCTGAACCCTGTGATGACCATTGGCGATCAAATCATCGAGGCCTACCGCGAACACCATAAGGTCAACGCCAAGGAAGCCCGCCACCGTGCGATTGATATGCTTGATGCGGTTAAAATCCGCGATCCAGAGCGCGTGTTTAACTCCTACCCCCACGAAGTTTCCGGCGGCATGGGGCAACGCGTCATGATCGCCATGATGCTGATCCCCGATCCTGAACTGATCATTGCCGATGAACCGACATCGGCCCTTGATGTCACCGTGCAGCTTCAGGTCATGGCGATCCTTGATGATCTGGTGCGCGATCGCGGCATGGCGCTGATTTTCATCAGTCACGACCTGCAACTGGTTTCAAGCTTCTGCGACCGTGTGCTGGTAATGTATCAGGGCCACGTGGTCGAGGAAATCAAGGCCTCTGCCCTGCACGAAGCCAAACACCCCTACACCAAGGGACTTTTGAACTGCTTGCCGAAAATGGATGGTGATCATTCTGATCTGCCGATCCTTGAACGCGAAGCAAGCTGGGCCGAAGGGTAA
- the nikC gene encoding nickel transporter permease, whose amino-acid sequence MTTQTQVSQTGLKQWLTSDTPKSRWQAKCGRAWLGWVKFTENKLAMIGLSIVIGLILVTIFAPLLAPYDPLAADLANRIQPPGAEHWFGTDQLGRDILSRLIYGAQYTLLIVALVVITAAPVGLLVGTAAGFFGGWIDATLMRITDIFLAFPKLILALAFVSALGPGLENAILAIAITAWPPYARIARAETITVRKSDFIEAARLQGTSNLGLITGHIMPMCMSSLVVRVTLDMAGMILIAAGLGFLGLGAQPPMPEWGAMVSEGRQFLLEQWWVATVPGIAIFVVSLGFNLLGDGLRDVLDPRGGD is encoded by the coding sequence ATGACAACACAAACACAAGTTTCGCAAACCGGCCTGAAACAATGGCTGACATCCGATACGCCAAAATCGCGCTGGCAGGCAAAATGCGGGCGCGCCTGGCTTGGCTGGGTCAAGTTCACCGAAAACAAACTTGCCATGATCGGCCTTTCGATCGTGATCGGCCTTATTCTGGTAACGATCTTTGCCCCGCTTCTGGCCCCTTATGATCCGCTGGCAGCTGACCTTGCCAATCGCATCCAACCACCCGGTGCAGAACACTGGTTTGGCACGGATCAGCTGGGGCGCGATATTCTGTCGCGTCTGATCTATGGTGCGCAATACACCCTTCTGATCGTCGCCCTTGTTGTGATCACCGCAGCCCCGGTCGGCCTACTGGTTGGCACAGCCGCCGGATTCTTTGGCGGCTGGATTGATGCCACCCTGATGCGCATCACCGATATCTTTCTGGCTTTCCCGAAACTGATCCTGGCGCTGGCCTTTGTGTCCGCCCTTGGACCGGGTTTGGAAAACGCCATTCTTGCCATTGCGATTACCGCATGGCCGCCTTATGCCCGTATCGCACGCGCAGAAACCATCACGGTTCGCAAATCCGATTTCATCGAAGCCGCCCGTCTTCAGGGCACTTCGAACCTGGGCCTGATTACCGGTCACATCATGCCAATGTGCATGAGCTCGCTTGTTGTGCGTGTGACCCTTGATATGGCGGGCATGATCCTGATTGCTGCCGGTCTTGGCTTCCTTGGTCTTGGCGCACAGCCACCGATGCCGGAATGGGGAGCAATGGTTTCTGAGGGTCGTCAGTTCCTGCTTGAACAATGGTGGGTTGCCACGGTTCCTGGGATTGCCATTTTCGTCGTCAGCCTTGGCTTCAACCTTCTGGGTGATGGCCTGCGTGATGTTCTTGACCCGCGTGGAGGCGATTGA
- a CDS encoding ABC transporter permease, producing MSAVKRKKRDGRNRARFASGPMGTFLRLVFSLAITFFGLLLVTFLIGRVLPIDPVLAAVGDHASQSTYNRVREEMGLNLPLWQQFFIYISNVLQGNFGQSVLTSNTVLDDIKRVFPATLELATIATIIGVVLGIPAGVFAAINKGKWPDHMVRVIGLAGYSMPIFWLGLMGLLVFYMKLDWVAGPGRLDSFYLDYIEPTTGLMLVDTLIEGDMDLFWNAVSHIVLPASILAYFSLAYIARMTRSFMLEQLSQEYILTARVKGISEHRIIWRHALGNVMVPLVTVIALSYANLLEGSVLTEIIFAWPGLGLYITNSLLNADMNAVLGGTIVVGAVFIGVNMLSDVLYRLLDPRARR from the coding sequence ATGTCCGCTGTTAAACGCAAAAAACGGGACGGGCGCAACCGCGCCCGTTTCGCTTCCGGCCCGATGGGAACTTTCCTGCGGCTGGTATTCTCGCTTGCCATTACATTTTTTGGCCTGCTGCTTGTCACATTCCTGATCGGTCGCGTCTTGCCGATTGATCCGGTGCTGGCCGCCGTTGGTGATCATGCATCGCAAAGCACGTACAACCGCGTGCGGGAGGAAATGGGACTTAACCTGCCGCTTTGGCAGCAGTTCTTTATTTATATTTCCAACGTACTGCAGGGTAACTTCGGCCAATCGGTGCTGACATCCAATACCGTGCTAGATGACATTAAACGTGTCTTCCCGGCCACCCTTGAACTAGCGACCATTGCAACCATTATCGGTGTTGTTCTGGGTATTCCCGCTGGCGTTTTTGCCGCCATCAACAAGGGCAAATGGCCCGACCACATGGTTCGCGTGATCGGCCTTGCTGGCTATTCCATGCCGATCTTCTGGCTGGGTCTGATGGGGCTTCTGGTATTTTACATGAAGCTCGACTGGGTCGCGGGTCCAGGACGCCTTGATTCGTTCTATCTCGACTATATCGAACCCACCACCGGTCTGATGCTGGTTGATACCCTTATCGAAGGCGACATGGACCTGTTCTGGAACGCTGTATCACACATTGTTCTGCCTGCATCGATCCTGGCTTATTTCTCGTTGGCCTATATCGCACGAATGACCCGCTCCTTCATGCTCGAACAGCTTAGTCAGGAATACATCCTGACCGCCCGGGTCAAAGGTATTTCCGAACATCGCATCATATGGCGCCACGCCCTTGGCAACGTCATGGTACCACTGGTGACCGTGATTGCGCTGTCATACGCCAACCTGCTTGAAGGTTCGGTTTTGACCGAAATCATCTTCGCATGGCCGGGACTTGGTCTTTACATCACCAACTCGTTGCTCAATGCCGACATGAATGCGGTTCTAGGTGGGACGATTGTGGTCGGTGCGGTCTTTATCGGCGTGAACATGCTTTCTGACGTGCTTTACCGCCTGCTCGACCCCAGAGCGCGGAGATAA
- a CDS encoding ABC transporter substrate-binding protein: MRKFIAGLVMGTALATAPMMAQAETPKNALVMAFAIDDIITLDPAQIFEFSGAEYAGNTYDRLIGFDNDDVSKIYGVVAESWDVSEDGKTFTFKIRDGITFASGNELTAEDAAFSLQRVILLDQSPAFILGQFGFTADNVKEKIYATDDSTLVMEVDKPYAPSFVLYCLTAGVGSVVDKEEVLAHEVDGDLGHEWLKTNYAGSGPFKLNKWTAGESLSLTGNEDYWDGAPEMKRVIIQSVKEAAAQQLLLEKGDIDIARNLEADQLAAISDNDDIKMMSKGKGALWYLGLSQKNEYLSNPKVREALKYLVDYKGISETILAGRSQIHQAFLPEGFLGAYNENPYSLDIEKAKALLAEAGYPDGFSVTMDTRNTTAIMAMAQSIQATWSQAGINLEIIPGDGKQTLTKYRARQHDIYIGRWGPDYQDPHTNASTFAWNPDNSDDAAAKPLAWRNSWDAGDLTAKTDAATLERDDAKRAAMYVDLQKEVLENGPFVIMFQETEIASMRGNVNNFVLGPSFDNNYYRYVTKD; the protein is encoded by the coding sequence ATGCGCAAATTTATTGCAGGGCTGGTCATGGGGACCGCGCTCGCGACCGCACCTATGATGGCTCAGGCCGAAACACCGAAAAATGCTTTGGTCATGGCTTTTGCCATTGATGACATCATCACGCTCGACCCGGCACAGATTTTCGAATTCTCGGGCGCTGAATATGCCGGTAACACCTATGACCGCCTGATCGGTTTCGACAATGACGATGTGTCGAAGATCTATGGCGTCGTTGCCGAAAGCTGGGATGTCTCCGAAGACGGCAAGACCTTTACCTTCAAAATTCGTGACGGCATTACCTTTGCCTCTGGCAACGAACTGACCGCTGAAGACGCAGCCTTCTCCTTGCAGCGCGTGATCCTGCTGGATCAGTCGCCGGCCTTCATTCTCGGCCAGTTCGGTTTCACCGCCGATAACGTCAAGGAAAAGATCTACGCCACCGACGATTCCACGCTGGTCATGGAAGTCGACAAACCTTACGCACCAAGCTTCGTGCTGTATTGCCTGACCGCTGGCGTTGGCTCTGTTGTCGACAAGGAAGAAGTCCTTGCCCATGAAGTGGACGGTGACCTTGGCCACGAGTGGCTTAAAACCAACTATGCCGGCTCCGGCCCGTTCAAGCTGAACAAGTGGACCGCGGGCGAAAGCCTTAGCCTGACCGGCAACGAAGATTACTGGGACGGCGCGCCAGAAATGAAGCGCGTGATTATCCAGAGCGTCAAGGAAGCCGCAGCCCAGCAGCTCCTCCTTGAAAAAGGCGATATCGATATTGCCCGTAACCTCGAAGCCGATCAGCTGGCTGCCATTTCAGACAATGACGACATCAAGATGATGTCCAAGGGCAAAGGTGCTCTGTGGTATCTCGGCCTGTCGCAGAAAAACGAATATCTGTCGAACCCGAAAGTCCGCGAAGCTCTTAAATACCTTGTCGATTACAAAGGCATTTCCGAAACCATCCTGGCTGGTCGTTCGCAGATCCATCAGGCCTTCCTGCCTGAAGGTTTCCTGGGCGCATATAACGAGAACCCCTATTCCCTGGATATCGAAAAGGCCAAAGCCCTTCTGGCCGAGGCAGGCTATCCGGACGGGTTTAGCGTAACCATGGATACCCGTAACACCACCGCGATTATGGCGATGGCTCAGTCGATCCAGGCGACCTGGTCACAGGCTGGCATCAATCTGGAAATCATTCCGGGTGATGGCAAGCAGACCCTGACCAAATACCGCGCCCGTCAGCACGATATCTATATCGGCCGCTGGGGCCCGGACTATCAGGATCCGCACACCAACGCATCCACCTTTGCATGGAACCCGGACAACTCCGACGATGCCGCTGCCAAGCCGCTTGCTTGGCGTAACTCGTGGGATGCCGGTGACTTGACGGCAAAAACCGATGCCGCCACGCTGGAACGCGACGATGCGAAACGTGCTGCGATGTATGTCGATCTTCAGAAAGAAGTTCTGGAAAATGGTCCGTTCGTGATCATGTTCCAGGAAACAGAGATCGCATCCATGCGCGGTAACGTGAACAACTTCGTCCTCGGTCCGTCATTCGATAACAACTATTATCGTTATGTCACCAAAGACTAA
- a CDS encoding response regulator, with amino-acid sequence MNAKIDFSKISFLIVDGDKISAQVVYDTLAYLGASHIQRVKSPNDAFDVLRTEKIDIVICEWRLRGMDGLEFLDVMRNSTNSPNRFIPVIMLTAHSEMRYVTTARDLGITEFLAKPFNAKALYSRLVSVIARPRRFINTGTYFGPDRRRRQVQFDGPDRRSLDE; translated from the coding sequence ATGAACGCGAAAATAGACTTTAGTAAGATTAGTTTTCTGATCGTTGACGGGGACAAGATTTCAGCTCAGGTGGTCTATGACACGCTCGCCTATCTCGGAGCCAGTCATATACAGCGTGTAAAATCGCCGAATGATGCCTTTGACGTACTACGCACCGAAAAAATTGATATCGTGATTTGTGAATGGCGCTTGCGCGGCATGGATGGCCTCGAATTCCTCGATGTCATGCGCAATTCGACCAATTCACCAAACCGGTTCATTCCGGTGATTATGCTGACCGCACATTCCGAGATGCGTTATGTGACGACGGCACGTGACCTTGGGATTACTGAATTTCTTGCCAAACCCTTTAACGCCAAGGCACTTTACAGCCGTCTGGTTTCGGTGATCGCCCGACCAAGACGTTTCATTAACACTGGAACGTATTTTGGCCCGGACCGACGTCGCAGACAGGTCCAGTTTGATGGTCCTGATCGTAGGAGCCTTGACGAATGA
- a CDS encoding deoxycytidylate deaminase gives MSKWHHRFLGLAAHIADWSKDRSTQVGAVVIGPKKEIRAVGYNGFPRGVDDEVESRHQRPEKYAYTEHAERNAIYNASYTGTSLDGCALYVTHFPCCDCARAIIQAGIAEVYVDKSKLTPDFLERWEQDMKISTEMFEESGVAVKVIDDDGVTKPMK, from the coding sequence ATGAGCAAATGGCACCACCGCTTTCTTGGACTTGCAGCCCATATTGCAGACTGGTCAAAAGACCGCAGCACCCAGGTCGGTGCGGTTGTCATCGGCCCGAAAAAAGAAATTCGTGCTGTTGGCTATAACGGGTTTCCGCGCGGGGTCGATGACGAAGTCGAAAGCCGCCATCAGCGTCCGGAAAAATACGCCTATACCGAACATGCCGAACGCAATGCGATTTATAATGCCAGTTACACCGGCACATCCCTTGATGGCTGCGCCCTGTATGTGACGCACTTTCCGTGCTGTGATTGCGCGCGCGCCATCATCCAGGCAGGCATCGCCGAGGTCTATGTCGACAAATCGAAACTAACCCCGGACTTTCTTGAACGCTGGGAACAGGATATGAAGATATCGACCGAAATGTTCGAGGAGTCCGGTGTTGCCGTTAAGGTGATTGATGACGACGGCGTCACCAAGCCCATGAAATAA